CGGCGTCATCATCGAGCAACTCGAAGCGCTGGCCAAGAAAGTAGAGGAAGAAGCCGGCTACGAACGCGTGAAGACGCCCCATGTGACCAAAGAAGACCTCTTCCTGCGCAGTGGCCACCTGCCGTATTACGCCGAAAGCATGTACCCGCCGATGACGCTGGAGGACGGCCAGAAGTATTACCTGAAGCCGATGAACTGCCCGTTCCACCACAAGATCTATGCTGCCAAGCCGCGCAGCTATCGCGACCTACCGCTCCGGCTAGCGGAATACGGCACGTGCTATCGCTACGAGCAAAGCGGCGAGCTGTTCGGCTTGATGCGTGTGCGCTCGATGCAGATGAACGACGCACACATTTACTGCACCGAGGAGCAGTTCGAGGGTGAGTTCCTCGGCGTGGTCAACCTATACCTGAAGTACTTCAAGATCTTCGGCATCGAGAAATACGTCATGCGCCTAAGCCTGCACGGCGACGCGGGCCTGGGCAAGAAATATGTGGACAACAAACCGCTCTGGCTGAAGACGGAAGACATGGTGCGGCGCGCGATGCGCGATGGGAACGTGCCGTTCTACGAGGCCGAGGATGAAGCTGCCTTCTACGGCCCGAAGATTGACGTGCAAATCTTCAGCGCCATCGGCCGCGAGTTTACCCTGGCGACCAACCAGGTGGATTTCGCCGTGCCGCCGCGCTTCAACCTGACCTACACGGACAAAGACGGCCAGGAGAAGACGCCGCTTTGCCTGCACCGTGCGCCATTGGGCACGCACGAGCGCTTCATCGGCTTTCTGATCGAGCATTTCGCCGGCGCCTTCCCGCTGTGGCTTGCGCCGGTTCAAGCGATGCTCATCCCAATTGCCGATCGCCATGTAGACTACTGCCGCGGCGTGGAGAAGCAGCTGCGCGCCTGTGGCATCCGCGCGCGGGTGGACGATGGCCCTGACCGCATGCAGAACAAGATCCGCAAGGCACAGAGCATGAAGATCCCGTATATGCTCGTCGTGGGCGACAAGGAGGCACAGGCCGAAGCGGTCGCCGTCCGGCTGCGCACCGGCGAAGACCTCAAGGCGATGCCGGTCGGCCAGTTCATCGCGCGGGCCAAGGGGCTGATCGAAGCCTATGCTCTGACGCTGTGAACGGGATTGACCCGGGAGGCGATGCCGTGAGACGGAGCGCGCCGGCAAATCGTGGCCGACTCGATGATGGCCTTCGCGCGCTCAAGGGTGCCTTCGTCCAAGGGAGCAAAGCGCAGACGTTAGGGAGCATGCGCTCTGCGCCCTGGGGCACAAGTCCGTAGTGCGCCGTTGCCGATACATCATAGGGCACGGACTCTGTTCCGCGCCCTACCGCGCGACGCTTTTGCCCTATATGCGAATGCACCCTACGCTGAACGCTGAAACGCTGAAACGGGGGTCTTGACGCGTCACCCGCACTGCGTATAATTCCGACCATCAAAAAGAGGCAGTTCAAGAGATATAGGCGACTAGGATCCCCTGGTCGCCTTAAGTTCGTCTCTCGTGACTGTCGCCATGCATGTAAAACGCATCCGATCGTGGATGCAGGTTCAGTTGCCCTGACGATGGCAAACGATTCAAGGATGGTAGATTGATGGCGATGTATCAGAACGGAGCGACGAAGTCATACGCCCGTGCGGCGAATATTCAACTTCTCCCCAAGCTGATCGAAGTGCAGATCCAGTCGTTCAAGTTATTCCAGGACGAACTGCTGCGTGAGTTGTTCGAGGAAATTTCGCCCATCGAGAGCTTCAACGGCGAAATGGCCATCTACTTCCCCGGCAACTACAAACAGGCCCGGGAATACGGTCTGACTTACTGGTTCGAGGAGCCGAAGGTCAGCATCGAGGAGTGCGTCGAACGCGACTTGACCTACGGCGCGCCGTTGTATGCCAAAGTGGCGTTGCACAACCGCAAGACCGACGAGCACAAGGTGGACACGATCTACTTCGGCGAGTTCCCGTTGATGACGGAGAACGGCACGTTCATCATCAACGGCACCGAGCGTGTGGTCGTGTCGCAGCTCATCCGCTCGCCCGGCGTGTATTTCAGTGCCGACGAAGACCCGAACAGCGGCCGGCCGCTCGGCCAAGCGAAGCTCATCCCGGACCGCGGCGCGTGGATGGAATTCGAGACGCGCAAGAGTGATTACATCGTCCTCAAGTTCAACCGCAAGCGCACCATCCCGGTCACGATCCTGCTGCGCGCGTTGGCCGCGGTGGACGACGGCATTACCAAGGACATCTTGACCACCGGCACCGACGAGGAGATCCGCGCGCTGTTCGCCGACGTGGACAACAACCCCGATCACCAATTCATCGAGGCCACGTTCAAGCAGGAGCCGGAATGGGCTTACAAGCCCTCGCGCCCCATCGCACAAGAGGCGCTGATCGAATTCTTCAAGCGCGTCCGTCCCGGCGACCCGCCTACGCTAGACAACGCGCGCGAGTTCATGCAGCAGCAGCTCTTCGACCAGCGCCGCTATGACCTGGAGCGGGTGGGACGCTACAAGCTGAACCAGCGCCTGAACGGCGAAGGCATCATCCCGCGCACGCACCGCACCATCACCAAGCGCGACATCGTCGAGCTGCTGCGCCACATGATCCAGATCAACAACGGCGTGCTGCCGGTGGACGACGTGGACCACTTGGGCAACCGCCGCGTGAAGACCAACGGCGAGCTGATCCAGAACAAACTGCGCGTCGGCCTGCGCCGCATGGAGCGCATGGTGAAGGAGCGCATGTCCATGCCGGATAACGACTCGCCTTCGCCGGTCAACCTGATCAACATCCGGCCGGTGGTTGCCGCGGTGCGCGAGTTCTTCGGCTCGTCGCAGCTCTCGCAGTTCATGGAGCAGACCAACCCACTGAGCGAGCTGACCAGCAAGCGCACGCTGTCGGCGCTCGGCCCAGGCGGCCTGCGCCGCGAGCGCGCCGGCTTCGACGTGCGCGACGTGCACCACAGCCATTACGGTCGCATCTGCCCGATCGAGACGCCCGAGGGCCCGAACATCGGCTTGATCGGCCGTCTGGCGACCTACGCGCGCGTGAACGCCTATGGCTTCCTGGAGACGCCCTATCGCAAGGTGAAGAATACCGTGCCCAACGTGGCATCCGAGACCGAAGGCCGCACGCTGCGCGAGGACGTGCTGGATAGCAAAGGCGAAGTGATCGCCGAAGCGGGCACCTTGATTGACCACGAACTGGCCGTCAAGCTGCAGCGCTACAAGACGATCGAAGAGATCCCCGTCCGGCCGTACGTCACCGATGAAACGGTCTACATGTCGGCTGACACGGAAGACAAGTTCACCATCGCGCAGGCCAGCGCCCGGCTCAACGACAAAGGCGAGTTTCTGGACAACCGCATCTCGGTGCGGCGTCACCAGAAGTTCATGTTCGCCAATCCGAATCAGGTGGACTACATGGACATCTCGCCCAAGCAAATCGTCGGCATCAGCGCGGCACTCATCCCGTTCGTCGAGCACGATGAGGCCTCGCGCGCGCTGATGGGCTCGAACATGCAGCGTCAGGCCGTGCCGCTGCTCAAGCCCCACGTGCCGCTCGTCGGCACCGGCATGGAGTCGCAGGCGGCCATGGACAGCGGCCAGGTGGTCGTCGCTGCGGAAGATGGCGAGGTCGTCAGCGTCACCGGCCGGCAGATCGTGGTGCAGAGCGGTAAAGGACGTCGTGTGTATCAGCTGCGCAAATACAACCGCAGCAACCAGAGCACGTGCATTGACCAGCATCCCATCGTCGTGAAGGGTCAGCGCATCAAGAAAGGCCAGGTCATCGCCGACTCGTCCAGCACCCAGAATGGCGAACTAGCGCTGGGCCAAAACGTGCTGGTGGCCTTCCTGAGCTGGGAGGGCGGCAACTACGAGGATGCCATCCTGGTGAGCGAGCGCCTTGTCCGTGAGGACTTGTTCACCTCGATCCACATCGAGAAGTTCGAGACCGAAGCACGCGAGACCAAGCTCGGGCCGGAGGAGATCACGCGCGACATCCCGAACGTCGGCGAGGAGACGCTCAAGGACCTCGACGAGAACGGCATCATCCGCATCGGCGCGGAGGTGAATCAGAACGACATTTTGGTCGGCAAGATCACCCCGAAGGGTGAAAAGGAGCTCTCGCCGGAGGAGAAGCTGCTGCGCGCGATCTTCGGCGAGAAGAGCCGCGAGGTGAAAGACACATCGCTGCGCTTGCCCAACGGTGAGCACGGCAAAGTCGTGGAGGTCAAGGTGTTCAACCGTGACGATCACCGCGACCTGCCGGCCGGTGTGAACCAGATGGTGCGCGTGAGCGTGGCGCAGCGCCGCAAGCTGACTCAGGGCGACAAGATGGCCGGCCGTCACGGCAACAAGGGCGTGGTCTCGCGCGTCGTCCCCATCGAGGACATGCCGTTCCTCGAGGACGGCACGCCGGTGGACATTATCCTGAACCCGCTGGGTGTGCCCGGCCGTATGAACATCGGCCAAATCCTGGAGACGCACCTCGGCTGGGCGGCCGACCGACTCGGCTTCCGCGCCATCTCGCCGGTCTTCGACGGCGCTTCGGAGGCCGAGATCGAGGCCGAGCTGTGCCGCGCCTGGATGATTGACCAGGCCTACCGCGACATCACCGAGCGTGCGTGGATGGCGCTGCGCGAAAACGGCGTGGACACCGAGACGCTGCGCGACGACCACGACGCCCGCATGGCCTATATCGCCGAATGGTTGGCCGATAGCGATTACGACCTCGACCGCGCTACGCTCGACGAGACGTATGCGCGCCGCATCGTGCTCGACGAATGGTTGAAAGAGAAGGGCTATGACCCGCGAGAACTGCTGGTCTATGAAAACGACCCGCGCTCGCACAAGGAGCGTGAAGTGGCCGACCGCAAGGCCGTGAACGCCTGCCTGCGCTTGTGGCTCGAGTCGAAGGGGCACAAGGTGGGCAACCTGAGCGATGAGAAGCTGCGCGAGCGCGCCAACGAGGTGAGCCTGGAGACCGGCGATCCGTTGCCGACGCTGGGTAAGATGCGGTTGATAGACGGCAAGACCGGTGAGCCGTTCGATAAGCCGGTGACCGTCGGCTATCTGCATATGCTCAAGCTGGCGCACCTGGTCGAGGATAAAGTGCACGCGCGCTCGACCGGCCCATACTCGCTGGTGACGCAGCAACCGCTGGGCGGCAAAGCACAGTTCGGCGGCCAGCGCTTCGGCGAGATGGAGGTGTGGGCACTGGAGGCGTACGGCGCAGCGCATACGCTCCAAGAGATGCTCACGGTCAAGTCCGATGACGTTCAGGGCCGCGTGAAGACCTACGAGGCCATCGTCAAGGGCGAGCCGATCGAGGAGCCCGGCATCCCGGCGTCGTTCAAGGTGCTGGTGAAGGAATTGCAGTCGCTCGGCCTGGCGGTCGAGGCAATCAACGAGGCCGGCGAAGTCATCCACTTCGGCAAGGACGAAGATCGCCGCCAGATGCCGAAGCTCGGCGGGTTCGGCTTGCCTGGTCTGGAAGCACCGGAACAATAGCCCGCCAGGTCATCGAATGGACTCGACGAACGCGCCACGCGCTCTTGCACGTGGCGCGTTCGTTTGTTGCCAATCCACCATCGTGATCCGACACTTCCTCGCAACCCTCTTGATAGTCGCATTCACCTCCCCACCCGCCGTCCACGGCAAAACGGACGCCGTGGCGCACCGCGTCGAGGCGCTCATGGCGACGATGACGACCGAGCAGAAAGTCGGCCAGCTCTTCCTGGTGGCATTCTCCGGCGCGCAGGTGTCGCGCTCGCTCAAGCGCATGATCGAGCGCTATCACATCGGCGGTGTGGTGTTGTTCGAGAGCGCCGGCAACATCCGGAGCACCGGGCAGGTCGTCAAGCTGATCAACGACGCGCAAGCGCTGGCCAAGTCCAGCGGTGCGGGCATCCCCCTGTTCGTGGCCATAGACGAAGAAGGAGGCAAGGTGGCGCGCCTGCCGCGCATCGCGACGTGGTTCCCGTCGCAGATGGCACTGGGGGCGACCGGCTCCGAGGCGCATGCACGCGCGATGGCCCGTGCAGTGGCGGCGGAACTTCGCGCACTTGGCGTCAACATGAACCTTGCGCCGGTGCTCGACGTGAACGACAACCCAAACAACCCGGTGATCGGCACGCGCGCCTTCGGCTCCGATCCGGCGCTGGTGGCCAGGTTGGGCGCGGCGATGGTAGATGAGTATCGGTCGCAGGGCATCCTTGCAACCGTGAAGCACTTCCCCGGCCACGGCAGCACCGATGTGGATTCACATGCTGCCCTACCCGTCGTCAGCCGCACGCTGCAGTCGCTGATCGCGACCGACGTGCTCCCTTTCACCCGCGCCCGCGCCGACGCCGTCATGACGGCGCATGTGCTGTATTCACGCCTCGACCCTGACGCGCCGGCGACCCTTTCGCCCAAGATCCTACATGGGCTGCTGCGCGAACGGTTGAGCTACGACGGGTTGATCGTGAGCGACTCGCTGCTCATGGGCGCGCTCACCGGCCGCGCCCCGTTGAACGAAATCGCCGTGCGCGCCTTCGCAGCGGGCGTGGACGTGTTGGCCATCGGCGCCGACACCGGCTACACCCGGCTCGACCGGCGAACGACGTATCAGGCCGTGCTCGACGCGGTCAACGCCGATCCGGCGTTGCAGCGCCGGCTGGATGAGTCGGTGCGGCGCATCCTGACGGTCAAAGCGCGCTATGGCTTGCTCGATCACCAACCGGCCGATCCGCGCCAGGCCGCCGTCGTCTTAGGCGATCTTGCGCATCGCGCGACGGCCGATCGTATCGCCCGCGACAGCGTGACACAGGTGCGCGACGAAGACAGGCTCATCCCCATTCGCTCCGAGGCGAACGTGTGGTTAGTGCTGCCGGCTGCAGCCAACGATCTGGGCAGCCGGCTGCGCGCGTGTCATCGTAAGCTCACCGTGACGCGCATGCGTCAGAATCCGACGGCCGGGGAAGCGAAGTCGCTGGCCCGGCGCGCTGCGCGTTTCGACGTGGTGGTGCTGGCGACGATGAACGTGAACCAGCACCCCGGCCATGCATCGGTGGCAAAAGCCTTGGCTGCAGGCGCGACGCCGTTGATTGTGGTGGCGCTGCAAAGTCCGTATGACCTGTTGAGTCTCCCTGAGGTGAAGACCTAC
The window above is part of the Candidatus Roseilinea sp. genome. Proteins encoded here:
- the thrS gene encoding threonine--tRNA ligase — protein: MIVFGKGKRMPLSLYKLRHSLAHVMAQAVTELFPEAKPTIGPPVENGFYYDFHTPKPFTPEDLARIEARMREIVNKHVDFVRREVSEAEARELFKANPFKLELIDGLAQGVADDMGEQADAQLPIPDSSKGSRESGVITVYTQDTFTDLCRGPHVTNTREINPDAFKLSQSSGAYWRGDERRPMLQRIYGLAFDTPEELQQYLHMQEEARKRDHRKLGAELEIFLFDDEVGPGLPLWQPNGGVIIEQLEALAKKVEEEAGYERVKTPHVTKEDLFLRSGHLPYYAESMYPPMTLEDGQKYYLKPMNCPFHHKIYAAKPRSYRDLPLRLAEYGTCYRYEQSGELFGLMRVRSMQMNDAHIYCTEEQFEGEFLGVVNLYLKYFKIFGIEKYVMRLSLHGDAGLGKKYVDNKPLWLKTEDMVRRAMRDGNVPFYEAEDEAAFYGPKIDVQIFSAIGREFTLATNQVDFAVPPRFNLTYTDKDGQEKTPLCLHRAPLGTHERFIGFLIEHFAGAFPLWLAPVQAMLIPIADRHVDYCRGVEKQLRACGIRARVDDGPDRMQNKIRKAQSMKIPYMLVVGDKEAQAEAVAVRLRTGEDLKAMPVGQFIARAKGLIEAYALTL
- the rpoB gene encoding DNA-directed RNA polymerase subunit beta, which codes for MAMYQNGATKSYARAANIQLLPKLIEVQIQSFKLFQDELLRELFEEISPIESFNGEMAIYFPGNYKQAREYGLTYWFEEPKVSIEECVERDLTYGAPLYAKVALHNRKTDEHKVDTIYFGEFPLMTENGTFIINGTERVVVSQLIRSPGVYFSADEDPNSGRPLGQAKLIPDRGAWMEFETRKSDYIVLKFNRKRTIPVTILLRALAAVDDGITKDILTTGTDEEIRALFADVDNNPDHQFIEATFKQEPEWAYKPSRPIAQEALIEFFKRVRPGDPPTLDNAREFMQQQLFDQRRYDLERVGRYKLNQRLNGEGIIPRTHRTITKRDIVELLRHMIQINNGVLPVDDVDHLGNRRVKTNGELIQNKLRVGLRRMERMVKERMSMPDNDSPSPVNLINIRPVVAAVREFFGSSQLSQFMEQTNPLSELTSKRTLSALGPGGLRRERAGFDVRDVHHSHYGRICPIETPEGPNIGLIGRLATYARVNAYGFLETPYRKVKNTVPNVASETEGRTLREDVLDSKGEVIAEAGTLIDHELAVKLQRYKTIEEIPVRPYVTDETVYMSADTEDKFTIAQASARLNDKGEFLDNRISVRRHQKFMFANPNQVDYMDISPKQIVGISAALIPFVEHDEASRALMGSNMQRQAVPLLKPHVPLVGTGMESQAAMDSGQVVVAAEDGEVVSVTGRQIVVQSGKGRRVYQLRKYNRSNQSTCIDQHPIVVKGQRIKKGQVIADSSSTQNGELALGQNVLVAFLSWEGGNYEDAILVSERLVREDLFTSIHIEKFETEARETKLGPEEITRDIPNVGEETLKDLDENGIIRIGAEVNQNDILVGKITPKGEKELSPEEKLLRAIFGEKSREVKDTSLRLPNGEHGKVVEVKVFNRDDHRDLPAGVNQMVRVSVAQRRKLTQGDKMAGRHGNKGVVSRVVPIEDMPFLEDGTPVDIILNPLGVPGRMNIGQILETHLGWAADRLGFRAISPVFDGASEAEIEAELCRAWMIDQAYRDITERAWMALRENGVDTETLRDDHDARMAYIAEWLADSDYDLDRATLDETYARRIVLDEWLKEKGYDPRELLVYENDPRSHKEREVADRKAVNACLRLWLESKGHKVGNLSDEKLRERANEVSLETGDPLPTLGKMRLIDGKTGEPFDKPVTVGYLHMLKLAHLVEDKVHARSTGPYSLVTQQPLGGKAQFGGQRFGEMEVWALEAYGAAHTLQEMLTVKSDDVQGRVKTYEAIVKGEPIEEPGIPASFKVLVKELQSLGLAVEAINEAGEVIHFGKDEDRRQMPKLGGFGLPGLEAPEQ
- a CDS encoding beta-N-acetylhexosaminidase; translated protein: MDSTNAPRALARGAFVCCQSTIVIRHFLATLLIVAFTSPPAVHGKTDAVAHRVEALMATMTTEQKVGQLFLVAFSGAQVSRSLKRMIERYHIGGVVLFESAGNIRSTGQVVKLINDAQALAKSSGAGIPLFVAIDEEGGKVARLPRIATWFPSQMALGATGSEAHARAMARAVAAELRALGVNMNLAPVLDVNDNPNNPVIGTRAFGSDPALVARLGAAMVDEYRSQGILATVKHFPGHGSTDVDSHAALPVVSRTLQSLIATDVLPFTRARADAVMTAHVLYSRLDPDAPATLSPKILHGLLRERLSYDGLIVSDSLLMGALTGRAPLNEIAVRAFAAGVDVLAIGADTGYTRLDRRTTYQAVLDAVNADPALQRRLDESVRRILTVKARYGLLDHQPADPRQAAVVLGDLAHRATADRIARDSVTQVRDEDRLIPIRSEANVWLVLPAAANDLGSRLRACHRKLTVTRMRQNPTAGEAKSLARRAARFDVVVLATMNVNQHPGHASVAKALAAGATPLIVVALQSPYDLLSLPEVKTYLTAFGDVPASLQALADVLCGNAEARGKLPVKLAP